The sequence CTAGATCACATTATGCGGTTGCCATCCTTCTCATTCGTAAAAAAGAATTTCGTCCAGCAGCCCACCAGTTGGCGAGTATCATCAAAAATTTTAAAGAATCAGCGGAATATCTACCGGCACATTATTACTTAGGAAAAATTTATGAGAGTAGTTGGGATGAAAGGGATTTGGAACGTTCTCTAAAATACTACCAACTGTATATGAATGGAGTGGAGGGGAAAACTCCCGTGCCCGGATATGATTTTAAAAAAGAAACCCGCGAGAGACTCCGGGTTTTAGGTTCTTCGATTTAAAAATATACTTTAAGCGATTGCGACGTTTACTTCAATTCTTCCAAACTTAGAATATAAGTTGATGGAGAGGGTTGGTTTTTTGTTAAACCGAACCGAAGTGTTGTTTGTCTCTTGGATGTTTGGTGTAGTGATTTCTACCGATTGGCCTGCTGATGTAAAAATATTCATCGCATTACCTGTGGTCATGTTGGCAATCTCACCGAGGATGTCTTTGTATTCGTTTTTTACATCCTCATCAGAAAGACCCGGAACCAATTTGCGAGACACTTTGTAGGCAGCATCGAGGTTCATACTATAAACCACTTCACCACTAAAAGATCCCACCACACCGATGATGATTGCAATTTCATGGCTGGGCGCAGGTGAATCTTTGATTCCGATTTTTCCTCGGATGAGATCCTGTTGGAGAACATCGCGGAAAACGATGGTGGCTGCTTCCAGGAACGGGTTGATGAAGTCGGCTTTAATTTGCATTTATTCTAAAGAGAGAAGGCCTTTTTTCTCTACGTTGTATTCTGCTGCTAAGGACTGGTTTATTTCAAGAAAAAAGCTAAGAAGTTGCCTTTGTTTCAGAAAATCTGCAGCTTGGTCCGCCGGTTTTTTGGCTGTGGTTTGTCCGTAAGTTAAGGCTCCAAATTCCACATAAACTTGTTTGTCGTTATCTGAGAATGGACCCACTACTGTTTTTTTGCTAAATGGATCGTTTGCGAGAGTTTCCCAAAATTTTGCTGAGTTCGCCAAACGGTAGCTATTGCCACGATTGGAAGTAACCAGTTTGAGATCAGACAAGGCGACATTGGACACTGTCTCTATGGGCTGGAGGGTCTCCGCTGCAATCGCTTCCAAAGCATTTGGCTCGGAAACTTTTGTTGCGATGCGACCTTTCCACAGTTCTACTTCTTTTCTTTTGCGATCAAATTTCATTTTGGAAAGTAATAGGGGTTTCCTTGATTCAAAACTGACGAAATTTCCAGAAGCAT comes from Leptospira mtsangambouensis and encodes:
- a CDS encoding chemotaxis protein CheX yields the protein MQIKADFINPFLEAATIVFRDVLQQDLIRGKIGIKDSPAPSHEIAIIIGVVGSFSGEVVYSMNLDAAYKVSRKLVPGLSDEDVKNEYKDILGEIANMTTGNAMNIFTSAGQSVEITTPNIQETNNTSVRFNKKPTLSINLYSKFGRIEVNVAIA